CACCCGCTGCCAGTACAGGTGGTACGGCGACTTGTTGCCGTCCGCCACCTTCTGCCGCTTGTTCACCGCGGCCCGCAGCGACTTGGGCACGTCCTCCAGCGAGAACCCGTTGATGCCGCCCGAGTTGCCGTAGACCGTCTTGCCGTCGGTGTCCTGGGCGACCAGCAGCACACTGAACCGCTGGCTGCTGCCGGCCATCTGGCCCGCCGCCCGCTGCAGTTCGTCCTGCGTGGGGTGCACCGGCAGCGCGCCGGTGCGGTTCTGCATCTCCTGCTGGAAGTCGCGCAGCACCGCGTCCTGCGCCCGGGTGAGCACGGCCTCCCGGTTCAGCCAGTAGGCGATGCCCGACGCCGACACCGCGGCGGTGAGCGCGACCAGGCCGAACACCACGACCAGCCGCAGCCGCAGGCTGGTGAACCGCAGGCGCGACAGACTTCCCCCACGCCGCGCGGCCCAGCCGCGCAGCCCCCCTTGCGTGTCGGTCACTGAGGGACGTCCAGGCGGTAGCCGACACCACGGACGGTACGGATCAGGGTCGGGGACGAGGGCACGTCCTCCACCTTGGCGCGCAGCCGCTGCACACACGCGTCCACCAGGCGGGAGTCGCCCAGGTAGTCGTGCTCCCACACCAGGCGCAGCAACTGCTGCCGGGACAGGGCCTGGCCGGGCCGCCGGCTCAGCTCCAGCAGCAGCCGCAGCTCGGTCGGGGTGAGCTGCAGGTCCTCGCCGTTCTTGGTCACGGTCATCGCCGACCGGTCGATCACGACGCTGCCGAACGTGGCGGAGTCGCTCGACTCGCGCTCCCCGCGCCGCAGCACGGCCCGGATGCGGGCGTCCAGCAC
Above is a genomic segment from Streptomyces collinus Tu 365 containing:
- the afsQ1 gene encoding two-component system response regulator AfsQ1 — its product is MPSLLLIEDDDAIRTALELSLTRQGHRVATAASGEDGLKLLREQRPDLIVLDVMLPGIDGFEVCRRIRRTDQLPIILLTARSDDIDVVVGLESGADDYVVKPVQGRVLDARIRAVLRRGERESSDSATFGSVVIDRSAMTVTKNGEDLQLTPTELRLLLELSRRPGQALSRQQLLRLVWEHDYLGDSRLVDACVQRLRAKVEDVPSSPTLIRTVRGVGYRLDVPQ